ATAGGACGGACAGAAATAGAACCTAAACCACCTGCCCCGCCGCCCAACCGCTGGACCAGGCCCATTGGAAGTTATAGCCGCCGAGCCAGCCGGTGACATCGACGCCCTCGCCGATAAAATACAGACTAGACACTTTCTTTGCTTCCATGGTTTTGGAGGAGAGTTCCGCCGTGCTGACGCCGCCGGCGGTGACTTCGGCTTTGGCATAGCCTTCGCTGCCATTGGGGACAAAGCGCCAGTCGCTCAGCTGCCGCTGCCAGTCGCGCAATTGCGCGTCCTTGCATTCGCCCAAAGGCGCGGTGCGTTCCGACAGACGACCGCATAAGGCATCGGATAGCCGCTGCGGCAGATGTTGCCCCAACAGGCCGGGCAAATGCTGGCGCGGATGTTCTTGCTTGGCGCTGATCAGCCAATCCTCGGCACTATCGGGCAGAAAATCGATCTGCACCGCATCGCCCTTGCGCCAATAGGAGGAGATTTGCAGGATCGCCGGGCCGGAAAGACCCTTATGGGTGAACAAAGCCGCCTCGCGAAAAGCCGTCTTGCCGCATCGCGCGATCACAGGCGCGGACACGCCCGATAGTTCGCGGAACAACACATCCTCACCGCCGAGCGTCAGCGGCACCAGCGCCGGGCGCGGTTCGACGACTTTCAGGCCGAATTGCCGCGCCACATCATAGGCAAAGCCGGTGGCTCCCATTTTGGGAATACTCGGCCCGCCAGTGGCGATCACCAGCGAGGCGGCGGTCACGGTTGTATCGCCATAATCGACGGTGAAGCGCCCATCACTATGGCGAATATCGCGGATCGCGGCCCCAAGGCTGAGTGTCACCCGGTCATCGGGGCATTCATCCATAAGCATCGCGACAATCTGCTTCGCCGAGCCATCGCAGAACAATTGCCCCAGTGTTTTCTCATGCCAGGCAATGCCATGCCTATCGACCATGGCGATAAAGTCATGCTGGTCATAGCGGCTGAGCGCCGACTTCATAAAATGCCGATTGGCCGAAAGAAAGCGCTCCGGTATGGCCTGCAAATTGGTAAAATTGCATCGCCCGCCGCCGGAGATCAGGATTTTCTTCCCCGGCTTGTCAGCATGGTCGATCAGCAAAACCGAGCGCCCGCGCTGCCCGGCGACAGCGGCGCACATAAGACCCGCGCCACCGGCTCCGATGATGATGGTGTCATATTGGGAAATATGGGCAGTCATCACCGCGCCCTAGCGGGGATTGGCGCGAGGAGCCAGAGAGGTGTTGTCAGCGATTGCTCAGAAATGCTTATCCTCGAGCAATCCGGAAATGATCCTGCATCTCCTGCGACCGGAACAGGAAAATCGTCAGCACAATGTACATCACGATTTCGCGGCCATAGGCAGAATAGCGCCCGTCATTGGTCATCATGTCGAATGTCTGGATGGTGCACATCATCGCCAGCATGCCGAAGATCACAGCCATCGCGACCGGGGTTCCCGACCAGCGGGTGAGATAGCCGATAAGATAGACCGCGCCAGACGCAAAAATGATGATGAAATGCACCAGCTGGGTAGCGGGCAGGAAGTCAGGATTTTTGAGGTCGAGCAGAACAATTCCGGCGTATTCCAGCAGGCCGAGAAGGCCCCAGCCCAGCATGAACAAGGCACAAAGCAGGATAAAATACCGCATGGCCGTTGCGAAAAGCGCCATATCGAATCTCCAAAAATAGAATCTATGTTCTAATTGTTGACAGGACTCACTCGCTCTGTCAATAAACCGAATATACATTCTATTATTCGAGATTGATCACAATGAATGACACACCCTGGCAATCGGAAGTGCACTGGCGCCGCGAGGGGCAGCAGGACCGTGCGCACAAGACCCAGAATCGTGTTCTCGATGCGGCCGAAATCCTGTTTTTTGAGCAAGGCTATGATGCGACCTCGGTGCAGCATGTCGCTAAACAGGCGCAATGCTCGATCGGCTCGGTCTATCATCACTTCAAGGACAAAAAGGCGATTGCCTTTGCGCTGTTCGACCGGATGACCCGCGAATTTGAGCTGACTATGCGCGAAGTGATGGAGCCTGCACGATGGGAGGGCGCGGGGATCGCAGACATATTGCGGGAATTTATCGAATTCGCGATCCTCAACAACAAGGCCCGCCCCGGCTTCAAAAGCGCTGCGCTGGAAGCGGTGCGGCTTGATCCATCACTGGGCGATCATTTCCCGCAGATGCAGCGCAAAGCGAACAAGCAGCTCAAGGCACTGCTGCTGGCGCGG
The sequence above is drawn from the Parasphingorhabdus sp. SCSIO 66989 genome and encodes:
- a CDS encoding NAD(P)/FAD-dependent oxidoreductase, which produces MTAHISQYDTIIIGAGGAGLMCAAVAGQRGRSVLLIDHADKPGKKILISGGGRCNFTNLQAIPERFLSANRHFMKSALSRYDQHDFIAMVDRHGIAWHEKTLGQLFCDGSAKQIVAMLMDECPDDRVTLSLGAAIRDIRHSDGRFTVDYGDTTVTAASLVIATGGPSIPKMGATGFAYDVARQFGLKVVEPRPALVPLTLGGEDVLFRELSGVSAPVIARCGKTAFREAALFTHKGLSGPAILQISSYWRKGDAVQIDFLPDSAEDWLISAKQEHPRQHLPGLLGQHLPQRLSDALCGRLSERTAPLGECKDAQLRDWQRQLSDWRFVPNGSEGYAKAEVTAGGVSTAELSSKTMEAKKVSSLYFIGEGVDVTGWLGGYNFQWAWSSGWAAGQVV
- a CDS encoding TetR/AcrR family transcriptional regulator encodes the protein MNDTPWQSEVHWRREGQQDRAHKTQNRVLDAAEILFFEQGYDATSVQHVAKQAQCSIGSVYHHFKDKKAIAFALFDRMTREFELTMREVMEPARWEGAGIADILREFIEFAILNNKARPGFKSAALEAVRLDPSLGDHFPQMQRKANKQLKALLLARRQEVGHPDPAYACGYVLDLLIALMRARFDPHVQKSQLSRLSNAKFTEQALSLACAFLQLDKQETANHV